CCACAGAGCGGCGCAACCACCGGGCAAGGCAACTCTTCGGGCGGGTTCATCGCTGACCGAGGAGGCTCTCCAGCGCCAGAAGGAGCAACAGATAATATGAACCAGGGTTCTCAGATGATGGGCGTCATCGAAAAGGTCGACGGCAACTCTATTCAGCTGAAGCGTCCGATGCTCGGACAGACGGTGACGGTGCAGCTTGCGCCGAACGCAAAGATTTTGCAGCAGGGCGACGCACAGCCCAGCGAGATCCAGAAGGGCGATCAGGTAACGGTGTCGGGCGAGCAGCAGGGCGATGTGTACCAGGCAGGCTATGTGCAGGTCGGCTCGGCGGGCGCGCTTGGCGGCGGCCCGATGCAGGTCGGCGCGCCGACCGGCGGGGGAAACAACCAGCTCGAAAACAGCGGCGGCAGCACTGGAGCGGCGGCTGCGCTCACTGGAACCGTCGAGCAGGTGGATGGAACCAAGTTCACGGTGAAGAGCAGCGACGGCAAGACGACCACGGTGCAGC
The genomic region above belongs to Herpetosiphonaceae bacterium and contains:
- a CDS encoding DUF5666 domain-containing protein, with the protein product MNQGSQMMGVIEKVDGNSIQLKRPMLGQTVTVQLAPNAKILQQGDAQPSEIQKGDQVTVSGEQQGDVYQAGYVQVGSAGALGGGPMQVGAPTGGGNNQLENSGGSTGAAAALTGTVEQVDGTKFTVKSSDGKTTTVQLKADAQIRKQKEFGPEVLEVGKFVIAKGEQKGSTFEITEMEVLP